The genomic segment TAAGAGGCTCAGGTAAGGGAGCAAAGCTTCGCAGGCGCTCTAGCATGGCAGAGGAACCGCTGTATCGCAGCAGTGCACCTTTCAGTGTGATGTCAGTCTCTAAAGTGTTCAGCTTATAGTCACCGTTCAGCAGGTATGTGCCATCTTGCCTGCGAACTGCTAGGTAGCTGTTGTCTGGTTGGCGGCCTCCAAGAGAGCGCTGTTTAACATCTAGGTGCGTGGCACCAGCTGGAATTGTCACTACATCTTGGTAGCCAGCTCTAAAGTTCAGAAACAAGGACAGGTCAGATTAAACAGAAATCTGAGAAGGAATTTTGGAAAACTCTAATTGGCGAAGATTGTGGGTTTACCTAGCACGTTCCATTGATCCAGAAACTTTCTTGCAAGTTGATCCATCTCCTCCACAGATGCCACATTTGTCAAAACGCTTACTTGAGCCAATGACCCTGTCACAGCCAGCTTTCACACACTGGCCTTGGACGCAGACTGATGTGGAATCTGGGGTGCAGGGTGTACCATCAGCCACCTGAAGGCATTGGAACGAACCTTGGATTAAACATCTCGAGTGCATCCAACTACACCACTGTTAGAGTTTACAACTCAGGCTTATTGGAACACTCACCTTTGGCTTCAGAATGAAGAAGTAGCCTGTTCCCTTTGCTCGGCACATCAACTTGCAGCGGTCCTTGGGAGACACCCCGGCATACTTTGGCACCCACTCGACGCCATCTCCTGAGCCAAATGACAACTGAGAGGAGATGTCATTGTGGGCCAAACACTGCTCCTCACGGAATGTCAAACCTGTGCAAATAAACACAGTTGTAAATCAAGCTGCTTGGATGTAGTTCTAAAACAGCGATAGGACCATTCCATACCATTGCTATCAGTGCAGGTCTCTGTGTTGCAGGAACGATACTGAATTCTCTTGCCCTCACAGTATTTGCCTCCATTTTTGGGTAGGGGATTGTCACACTCTCTGATAGAGTACTCCACACCTCCTCCACAGGTACGGGAGCAATCTCCCCAAGGTCCCCAGGCTCCCCATCCGCCATTGACTGGAGTCTAACAGGTGAAAGGACAAAACCACTGTCAGTCACAAATCACAAACAACATAAATTCTGTATGGCTCACCAAATGGTGCTCACCTGAAACTTGGCAGCCTCGAACCTTCTCAAACATTGGCCTGCCATACAGTAGCTGTCAGACCCGCAAGGCGTCCCATCAGCCCATGGAAAGTTCTTGGTTTGGCAGACGAGCAAGCCATTTGCAGTTGTGACCATGCACCAAAGGGCGGCACAGGTGGTGATCTGGTCCGGACAGTGCTGGGAATCCTCTCCAAATGTGAGACGGCACTGTCTGTCGGCATCGTAAACTGAACCTGGCAGAGTTTGTGGTAACTGCTGAGGCCTCTGGGGCTTGTCCAGCAAACACTCACCATGGCCATTGTCCAGGAAGCTTGTGACCATCATAGCACTGCAAAAAGACCAGGGCTGTAGCTGGTTCAGATTTGACAAGGTTGAGGCCATCATGTGGGTACTCCACTGGTCGCCATTAAGACTGGCACACTGTTTGGCATCATCATGGGGCATGTTGAGCACGTGACCTACATAAGAAGCGCAATTATTAACTTGACCTACACCTGCATAGTTTATTGTTTTTACATAGGAAAATGGGAATGTGCCTACCAAGCTCATGTGCAACTGTGAAGGCTGCCTGCAGACCGTCATCTTCAATAATGGAGCAACTTCGATCTGTATCACACGCGGTGCCAACATCCGCCATCCCCAGAGTATCACAGGAATGAGCTCCACAAAGATCCTGAAAGGAACAGTGTGCAATAGTATGAGCTGTGCtttataattatttactcacATTGTAAAAACTAAAAGCTCCAGAGGGGTGTTTTGCAgggatgccatagaagaaccattattGGTTCCCcacagaacctttcagtgaacagttcttaaactAACCATTTTATGAACATTTTATAAATCTAAAGAACCTTCTCTGCATTTGAAATGTTCCATTGAtgtttcttcatggaaccatcgatGTCATTAAAGACCCTTTATTTTAAAGATGAGACCAGGAGTGATAAACTCACCTGTCTGGTGAACAGCACTGCTGTGTCGTAGTGTTCTGCGTGCCGGTCACTTGATGGGTTGTGCTGTCTCTGCCACTGGCAGAAGTTCCTGAGCGTAAGCGCAGCATTGGTGGACACCTGGGGACCATGTTCTTCATCGTACACAACAAGCAGCTTCACAACTGCCAGAGTGATTGAATTACGAATGGTAGGGTGTCGATATAGACGAGATGCCACCGACATGATGGTCAGCAGATAGGGTTTGAGCCCAGCGCCGTGAAATTCTGCCATTGACTGGTCTGCCACAATCATGATTTCCAAATATCGTGGAGTGGACACAAAGCGCCGAGATCTGTGGTGTGCTGGAGAATAAGAAGATAATAATTAAAACCAAATGGTTAAAACTGGAAAAAAAGTGAAATCTAAAGCAGATTCAGTATTTACCAGAGTGAAAAGTGTCTTGCTTTTAATGACTTTTCCAAATTGGTGacttgtatgttttatttaaacagCCAATAGGCTTTAATCATAATGTCCTACTTTTTATTTCTAGTCAGCATCAGGTGATATTAGAGGGAGGGATTAGAATATCTAGAGAGCATGGAGATATTTTTGTAGACGCCTATGAGTGCAAGATGACGTCATCGttcatatatagttttttttggaACCTAAAGGCTGTATTTAAAATGCCTGTTAACTTTTATGTGTCCACACGGATGACTCAAAGCTTTTAAACCTAGATGCAATTTTGATGGGAAATAATAAAATGGtgttttataacaaaaaaaaaaaaaaatagaaaactgtgACCTTAAAAGACTGAAAGTGAGTTAATGCTGAGCTTGCATACTTTCCGTTTGACTaaacttctgctccgccctgctAATAACTTTTCCACAACCTGCGCACTTTTTACGTGAAACGTTGGCGGAAATACAAGCCATCTACAGTCCTCCGGTGCTGATCTGCGCCACATGCGGTACCAGGAGGAGAACTTCCACGTCTCTCCAGCCCATTCTCTCCCGCCTCCCTCAACCCTACGTCCCCTCCCCTCCTCCTGCGTATGTGGAGAGATTTCTGCTCTCTCCAAGTTAACCCTCGCCTTGCTTTTGGAGACGGCTCGTCTGcgctttagagtttttttttttttatttaagatgcGTTTCAACGCGCTGGCAGAACAAGTGTGCTATTTGCAGTTAATGCAAATCCCAACTAAATTACGCGATTTGGTGTTTAGTGCGTTAATGCAGACACAGAACTCTGCTTAATTCGCTCTTCATTGCGCCAGCGCGCACTGAATGACGCGGAGTCACCGAGTTTCCTCGGGTTACCGGAGGCGTGCACGAAATGTCACcggggggaaaaaaatcacagtagcctaataataaaatataacgaAACTTTTCCATGTACAAGGTCGATAACCATAAagttatattctaaaatatttacctTTCGACTCAGACAGGATGCGCTCTGTGTCAGATTCGGTTGGTTTCTCGGTGACCCGTTCCTCCTCTTCGTTCACCCCACACTTCGAACCGTTTTCCTCATCCAAGAGCCCCCGTTTTCTTCTGCGAATGATGTGGGTGTCCCCATCTGAAGCCTGTCCGCTGGCGTTTGCAGGTTGAATGAAATACTCTTCGCCGCCGGTGTAGAAGCCGCCTCGCAGTCCGTTGCACAGATTGATCGCCGCAGCCGAGAGTTCTTCTCCGTTCACGGTTCCCGAGAAGAAGCACCGCGCCTCTCCAGTGCTGTCAAACTCATCAGACCCCGGTTTCCCGACCATCTGGAACACAAACCCAGGCGCTAAAAAGGTCTGGTCCGGTTCCAGATCCAACACCATCTGATTTCCAAAGACGTCCAAGCGATAGACGCGTCTCTCGGATTGCTTTTCCCGTGCTTCTGCTGTGTGGGTCGGTTCGGTGTCGTACGACTCGAGATGGACCGGCACCACGGTGCTCTCTTCCCAGGCGCTCTGCGCCGCGTTTACGCACAGGGCTGCGACAAAACCCAGTATGACGCGCAAAAGAGACATCATTATATTCCCGTTGGGTTCTCAAGGGCACCCAATTGAAATCCTCACAAAGTTTTAGTTCTTTAAGAATGTGACTCCAAAAGCCGGTATATCACAGAAACACAACCAGAAAACTGCAACAGGTACCAATCCAGAGCTTAAAATGACCTTGAATGGAAATTAGAATAATAGAACGATCACGAGAAGAGTCTCAAAAGGGGTCTTGGAGAAATATTCTCACTGTCTCCTCGGGTCTCAGCTCTCCTTCTGTCTTAGAAGCATGAAGCCCGGCTCTCTATTTATGCTCAGATACAGGACCACCCCTTTCCTGAATCCCCTTTGATCTGCTGCAGCCCAATCTAGTACGCAGCAGAACACTGGAGCAGAGCCACAATCATCAATCATCAGCGAGCAACACTTAAACGATCAAAAACTCctgtattagtcattttaactccTTATCCGTCTATATGTGCATTTTGCATTCACATGATTTATATAACTTTAAAACTCCATTCCTAGACTAAGATTAAGTGCCCTAATATGTCAGTATGACACAAGGTTATTGAGGACGTCAGGAGACACGAGTCTCCTGACCAGAGACGGGAAGCCGCTGACTGGAGCTTCTCCTGCGGGGAAGAGGCACAGGAGGGTCGGCCTGAAGGGGAAGCCGAGCCGAGGTGCTGTTAAGGTGGACCGCTCCTCAAACTCGGCTCTAACACTACATGTGTGCACTCAAACTCCATCAAAAACTCATTATGAGCGGATTACCGCTCACTGTCGGAGGAAATACTGCGTCTTGCGCGTTAAATGGGCCAAACTTAATTTAGTCGGTCAGTGAACATTTAAGGAAAAACTACATTCTGTCCAAGTACAAACCCAAAGTGTTTAACGAATATAATTAATATGGCATGTGGTcttattaaaaattaagattCACTCTGATTGTATAATGAAAAGTAAGAATCCATTGCTCCGAGACAGATGCTTTAGACTTCAtgcttaataatgttaaatatctaagaaagaaaaaaaaacggttcagaaGTGACATTTATGAAGCAAGGCGCTAATTTCGGCACGAATTTGCATATTATTGTGAATGAATGAGTAGCTTTCAGATAGTCCTCGAGTTTAGAGGGTTGACAGTCCACCTTAAAAGCTTTTTGGATCCTGCTGGGTGTTTAAAATATCCTTTGGAAATTCAGCAGAAAACCACTAGATGGAAGCACAACTCAACAGTTCATTCCTTCATGTCTGCTCTAATGTCAAACCACATAGTACAcggattatatttatttatattacatttatttatttattatattttccatGCAGTGCATTAGATAATACAAttgaatttattataattatacaagTAGCCTGCTGTATATAAAATAGTTGGCTACAGTAATAGTTTAAGAGGAAAGTATGATGACAGGTCAGCTGTGCACCAAAACGTTATtataattaagaataaaaatgaaaacaaaatatatactgtaatataaatgGAAAGATCGgttcatgtttgtttttatgtggATTTAATATTATTTGAACTTTTCTTCATTTAGTTGGAGCAGGTCAAACAGCAGGTGGCGCCCTAGCATCATATATAATCTCATATCAGTCTGTCTGTGTTAATATTATGTGCAGTAAAAACTAGTGTGCAGTTATAGTAGGAATACACACAGCCCTACAAAAAATATTCGAGGAGGTCTGCTGTATGTACTGAAGTACGTTTTTCTAATGTTTCTGTTGAGTTTTGAAGTGTCCAGTTTTATaatgctttaaaattatttttattggttATGCAAAGAGTAAGAAAGAGTATTTTCCTATTGTATCATTTTGTAAACTTACATTATGGGAACGCTACTTTTGAACATTCTCTGAAGGTTCTGAGAAAAATCGCAACGTTTAAAAAATGTTACATCATATCcaactaaaaggaaaaaaaataatgaagaaaaataaataaattaaaatattaatattaatagtaattaataaaatattattattaatattaatactattttagtaaaaaaataaattcacgATGGACCTATATATAACGTTTTTGTCCTAACCCTCATTGGCTGATCATTTGCAAAAATAGGAAAACTACATTTAAATGACCTTTGAGAATCGTTATAGTTAGAATAGATATTTTGATTGGACAAATAAAGACCAAAATAATAAGCAAGAAAAgcaatttttcttttaatgatttttactttttttcagcgCAGCAACATTCATTCATTGCACATATTTTCATCACTGTGAAAGTGACAAAAACAGCATGTCCTTTTATACAGAACCCTGTAGATAAGGAGGATGCATTAGTTCCTCGAGAGGTACATTTACATCAGGAGAggattatatagattttttttttgccatatccacatgcatatttatttgagctgtaataataatcttttatatAACATCAGGCATGCAGAGCACATTAGTAAAGCTACTGTATGCAGACAGCAAGGAAAGTTTCCCTCACTATCATGCTCTTTCTGAGAATGTTTGTGTAGTTTAATGAGCCAACAGACCCATAGAAAATGAAGCTGATTAGTGTATGGAACAGAAGGGTGGTTCGAGATATTATCATGTAACCACCACCACAGCTGTTTCATTTATTTGGTCATctttgtgtactgcaaacataaAAGCAACAGTTACTGTTTCGAACATGTGAGCGTTCTTCCAATACTTGGTATTGTGCCAATCCTTTTCATctgtttgtcatttttttgtgACTCTTCTTGCTGTTGGCTAAGTTCAAATCAAATGTTTCATTCATTACTCTAATTAAGAAATGCAACAGTTTGGATTAGACGATGTTTAATTATGTGAAAAGAGCACTAGACTGTGGAAAAAGCTGCTGCacattgatatttatttaatgtcaAATGTTTGTAAAGTCGTGTAGTCTACACCCGTGAACGTTTTATACGCTTAAAGCTTTACCTGattgaattatgtttttatacttCATGTTTAGCGGCTTTGAATATtagttaataacttaataactaATAACTTaccgttctgccagttttcacctctGATATAGTAAATTGAGAACTCATTATCGTTGTGTTTCATGACCAGCGTCATGTTTTCATCAGATATTCCCTCCAGAAGTCATTTGGAGAAATAAAAACATTGAGAACTAGTTCATCTAATCTAGAGCTTTAAAATATACTTGGAGCATTTATGTTAAGATCTCATAATTTTGATTACACACCTAAAGTCTGATAAGTTAGTAGTATTTGGTTGAGGAGTGTTTCTGATCTCATTCAGTAGCCAGGGAGTAATAAAACAGCCTATTAAAGAAAGTTTATAGTCTGGACAAGTTATTAGCTTctgtgtattttcagtgtttcACCATCATCTATGCAGTTTGATAAATAGCTGGTGTTTCTTCTTAATTAACAGATTGCATGCTATTTTACTGACCTATAATCTGATGTTTGGTGTCATAACGGTTCAAGTGTTTAGGTTTCACACTAAATTCATTAAAAGCtaataatatatttgaatagaGATCTGCAAGAACATTCTTTTCTTCTCAAATTAGTGTCAATAAACAGTAAGTTCCTATGTGACAGCTTACCccgtatgtgaccctggagcacaaaaccagtcataaaggtccattcttcaaaataaatcatcttttcattgatgtctggtttgttagaaggacaatattaaataaatctggaatctgaaggggtgcaaaaaaaatctaaatattgagaaaatcatctttaaagttgttcagatgaagttcttagcaatgcatattactaatcacagttatgatatatttacggtaggagattgCCATACGTGTGCTAAATGAACTGCATGTTTATTTCCTGGGAATAACGAAGGAAATGTTCACTAGTTTTTGGTGGCTGGTGTCTAATTAGAAATTATAACTGAGCAATCGTTACTGGAATAGAaagtgtgacaacttgccccctTGCTCCTGTTTGCTCTCCAAATAAACACTTAGAAGTCTTCTAGTTTAGTTTTACAGCAAGACTGCTCATTCATATCTCATTTGAGATGAAGCAATGCTTACTGAAGCGCTGTGCTGTAGGTTCAGTAGAAGAAGTGGCTTATGGGACTATAGAAAAATCAGgtactttaacaaactcaaaTGGCCTGTTTCTTGATACCTTTTGAGATACGCATTAGAAACTAGATGCATATCTCGGTGAGGCAACAAATGAATCGATAAAAGGTCAATTTTAAATAtagcattttgttttatatacacatatattcatGAAGATGGctaaaaaacacaattttcttCAAAAGGAACTAGTCTTGCTCACTCATATTCCTAGTTAAATAGTATTCATGAGACAAAATGagcataacaataaataaattcatcctgtttcctttttttttttctttttcacatacCAGTTGTacaaacaataaattataaaatcagTGCTGTGTATTTTCAGTGAAACTGCCGTTTCCCATTGAGACGGTAAAACAGTACTGCATACATGAAGTAAACAGATGAAATCTTGGAAAAAGTTCAGGTACCAAACCCTGAATCACATGAGTTCATTCAATTACtgcatctgtgtgaaatgaaTCAAACATCTTCACAAATTCAACACCAGCAGCaggtttaaagtcaacatgaaacgcaTTCGCAACCCACTGCAGCTCTGTAATGTCATGCACTTCTAACTGAAACTGGACAAACGATGAGAAAAACTAAATAGTGCAAGActttagcattttatttcattaattgaaaaattaatttcatttagaAATCGATGAGATGTCAAATGATATCAAATGACTATGagagattatattatatataataagagCACGGACATGAATGAAAGTAAATAGAGTTgaatcatgttgactttaaactgATTTCCGCCgctcataaaaacacacacatgaacgGATAATCTGAAGACACATCACATATCTGAGAAGTGGTGCTAATTTGCAAGAGCGTTTGCATATGTCAACTATGAAGCATGAAAACACACTCCGTGTCATTATTTCCTTCAGCTTCAAGTGTTTCACTGTCTGAGAAATGAGGTTGAACTGAGGTGAAAAATGATTCAAAGGAATGTTCCGGTCTCAATACAAGTCAAGCTGTTCATCTCTTAATTTGAAAGATTGTGTTAACAGTCACTTACAGTGGAAGTCTAGGGGGCAAGACATTGTATCAGAATGTTAGAAACACATTTGTTTTGAacaagacaacaaaaaaaaaaacactaaatgtgTCACCTTGTCTGTGCAACATTATAAGAACATGTAAAAGTCACTTACATCAGTAACACATAACCAGAAGTTCATGTATGTTCAGAAATATGTTCTAAGAACCTTGTGGTAACGTTACCATAAGgtgtttttagtttagttttgaaatgttttttttttttcattgttccaTTTGAgaattttggaaacattatgggaatgttacttttgaatgtcctttgaacattctgaaacaagtagaTACATTTAAACGATGTTAGATGAATGTCCAACTgacatttttttgattttttattccatgaatgatgtataaataatgtttttgtgagaACATTATCAAAGGCCAGATCATTTGAAAAAGTTACTTTGTTCTCAATTGTTCAAAACTTTTACCAGAACATGCTAAAAATCTGGGCTAAAAAGCTGGGCTTACAGTTCAAATAACACACATTTCTGTACACAGCAATTAGTATACAGGCTTTAATAAACATACATGTTTCACATTTCAGCTTTAACCCTGTGTGATTCTTGCCTCATAGATGTCCATTGTAAGTGTTTCACTCTAAAAAaaggttttagtttgtttttaaccTGAAACATTCCTATGAACATGTAAACGGCGCGACTGCGAGCGAGTGAGCGATTGGCTGGCGTTATTGCGAGTATCGAGGGCACACAGTGTCGTTTGAGCCCTGAAcacagaaaatgacatacacacatttacaaatcAGAGCCCTGTTTAGTTTTTCTGTAACAAAGAAAGGAAGATCAGTTCAATGTGGGAGTTTCAGACTCAAATGGATAGAAACATGGTGCACAAACACATCAACATCAGCTCAAAACCTGAAAACGAGATCAGGAACGGACCGGCGGTCAATCATATTCCCAGT from the Carassius carassius chromosome 7, fCarCar2.1, whole genome shotgun sequence genome contains:
- the LOC132143336 gene encoding A disintegrin and metalloproteinase with thrombospondin motifs 1-like, with product MMSLLRVILGFVAALCVNAAQSAWEESTVVPVHLESYDTEPTHTAEAREKQSERRVYRLDVFGNQMVLDLEPDQTFLAPGFVFQMVGKPGSDEFDSTGEARCFFSGTVNGEELSAAAINLCNGLRGGFYTGGEEYFIQPANASGQASDGDTHIIRRRKRGLLDEENGSKCGVNEEEERVTEKPTESDTERILSESKAHHRSRRFVSTPRYLEIMIVADQSMAEFHGAGLKPYLLTIMSVASRLYRHPTIRNSITLAVVKLLVVYDEEHGPQVSTNAALTLRNFCQWQRQHNPSSDRHAEHYDTAVLFTRQDLCGAHSCDTLGMADVGTACDTDRSCSIIEDDGLQAAFTVAHELGHVLNMPHDDAKQCASLNGDQWSTHMMASTLSNLNQLQPWSFCSAMMVTSFLDNGHGECLLDKPQRPQQLPQTLPGSVYDADRQCRLTFGEDSQHCPDQITTCAALWCMVTTANGLLVCQTKNFPWADGTPCGSDSYCMAGQCLRRFEAAKFQTPVNGGWGAWGPWGDCSRTCGGGVEYSIRECDNPLPKNGGKYCEGKRIQYRSCNTETCTDSNGLTFREEQCLAHNDISSQLSFGSGDGVEWVPKYAGVSPKDRCKLMCRAKGTGYFFILKPKVADGTPCTPDSTSVCVQGQCVKAGCDRVIGSSKRFDKCGICGGDGSTCKKVSGSMERARAGYQDVVTIPAGATHLDVKQRSLGGRQPDNSYLAVRRQDGTYLLNGDYKLNTLETDITLKGALLRYSGSSAMLERLRSFAPLPEPLTIQVLSVGDSPRPRVKYSYFAPRPSGSKRPSINVISEAGDAAWVLREWGPCSKTCGDGIQNRVVICLDAHGRQSKDCPEELRPASLRTCTLQACPSWLLGEWSACSKTCGRGFRKRTLHCIGHDGRTMPNESCNAKNRPRPLLDLCNMTPC